A stretch of DNA from Candidatus Flexicrinis affinis:
GAGCAGGATCAACGTGCGGAAGTCCAGCGCTATGCCGCGTTCTCCGCCCGGCAGCCAGATCACCGGGACGTATAGGCGCGAGAATGCCGCTAGCAGTTCCGGTTCGGAGGGTGCGTCGAAGCGCAGGCGCTGGACCGTGAGTTGTTCGTCCACACGGGTCTGATAAGTCAGCGTCGTGTCGGTCACATGAATCACACGCAGTTCTGACCCGATCCGGGTGACCGAACCCGTGTCGCGCTGCACTAGGAAGCCGTCTGCGAGGAAGCCCCTCCCGACAAGAATTCGCCGGCACGCATCGTCCAGCACCTCGACCGACGAGACGGTCAAGTCACCGAAGGACCTGTAATCGGCCAGCACTTCACGAACACCGCTGGTCAAGTTGAGGAGGCTCAGTCGGGGCTCGACCTCGAGCGCTGCAAGTGACTCCCCGCACCATGTCCCTTGACGTATATCGGGCAGCCGGGTGATTGCGCCCGACGCGGCGTCGACCAGTGCGGCCCCCTCGAGTTCGGCAAGGCGCGGATCGACCGGGTTAAGCAGGATCGTCCGACTGTCCGGCGACCAACTGACAGCGGTCGTGCGCGGTACGGTCAAGGTGCCGTAGTCGGTGCCGTCCGCGCCGATCCGGTGCAGCACGACGACCTGCTCGGCCTTAATCGCCAGCATCGACCGGTCGGGCGACCACGCCAGCGGTTGTGTCAGGCCCCGCGTGACCGTCGCCAGCTTCACCGCGTCCGGCGCGCCGGGTGACGACACCCATACGTCGCCGGTGAACGGGACGTACAGCGTGCCGTAGTAGCCATCGTCGGCATGGTGCAGGTCGAACTCCGGTGATGCGCATTTGCACGGTGTTGGCTGTGGTGACGCGCAGGACGGGCTGGCGTTCGCCCGTGACGGTGTCCAGCACGCTGAACGTCCAATCGGCCAGTTCAAGCCGGCGGCCCAGTTCGAGCATGACTACCGCGCCATCCTGCCACGCGATGTCGTAACCGGTCGGCAGGATGATCTGCCGGGTGAGGGTTTGGCCGCGCTGGGCGTCGACCAGCATGTAACGCAGGCGATCCGGGGTGGTGCCACCAATTTGCGCAAAGACGATCGGGGCCTCGATCGCGCGCCCGGCCTGAACCGTCGCGGCGATCAACAGACCGCACGCCAGCCATATCCCCACGAAAAGTCCGAGGCGCCGCATGCGCGGAGTATAGCGGATGCGGCCCCAGGGTGATGGACGGGACATTGCTCTGTGATTCGGGTAGAGACTATCCTTTGATTGCAAGTTTGCAGGCTCATGGGGAGGCATGGATGGAGACACAGGCGTTGTATCGTCCGGTTGGCTTATTCGAATTTCAGTTGATTCGGGACACTGACTTTAGGGCCTTCCCCCCACGGCTTCCCGAACAGCCCATCTTCTATCCGGTGCTGAATTTCGAGTATGCGGCGCAAATTGCGCAGCAGTGGAACACCAAAGACGCCAAATCCGGTTACATGGGAGCGGTTACTCGCTTTGAATTGCCCCGCAGCTACCTGAGCCAATTCGACGAGCATGTTGTTGGCAACTCCATCCATCGAGAGCTCTGGGTTCCAGCGGAAGAACTTCACGCCTTCAATGCGCAAATCATTGGGAAGATCGAGGTTGTCGCCGTGTACTACGGTGAGCAGTTTCGTGGTGAGAAACTCGGGTAACGGAGCTGCCTGAAGTAGAACACGTGTTTATGTTTCGTGACGGGAATGCTACAATCGAGGTCACCGAGGACGCGAGGAGGGTGGTGATGAACAGTAACCACCGGATCTACAAAATGGCGTTCGCACGGGTGTATCCCGAGTACGTCAAGAAGGCGGAGCGCAAGGTCGCACGAAAGCGGAAGTCGACGACATCATCCGCTGGCTGACCGGCTACAGCCAGACCGAACTGGACGCGCAGATCGATCAAGCAAGCCGATTTCGGGACGTTCTTCGCGGAGGCCCGCAGATGAACCCGTCGCGGGCGCTGATCACCGGCGTGATTTGCGGCGTCCGCGTGGAGAACATCGAAGAGCCGCTGATGCGCGGATCGCTATCTGGACAAGCTGGTCGACGAACTCGCGAAAGGCAAGGCGATGGCGAAGATTCTGCGGGCGGGGTAGGCGGCCACCCATAACGGTGTGTGACTTCCGTCACGCGCGTATCATACAAATGTAACTTGCAGTCACGTTGAGGCGGGCGTTACGCTTTGTTGTGAACCGTCCGCCTATCCTCCTTCCATCATACCTCGCGGGCATCCTCACGCATCGCTGTCACAAGGCCGTGCCATGCACCGGATCGCCGCGCTGTTCGTCGTAATCTTACTCGTAATATCGGGGGGGTAATCTCGCCGATCCCGCGCCCGTGACCCCTGCCCCGCTGCTGCCGCTTCCTGGCACGCCGCAGCCGCCCGATCCGCTGAACGGGTTCCGCGGCCTCCAACCCGCGTCGGCGGCGGTGACGCCCTCGGCTCCGAATACGTCGCGGTTCGACCTGCCCCAGTGGGATCAGATCTATTCGGACGATTTCGAGAGTCTATCCTCCTGATTCGCCGTGGATGCGACCGCTGAACCGTTACTTGGCAAATGAATCCGGCAATCAATTTGTCCGTATCACCGGCGACGGAACCCGCCTCCCGCTCTCGTTCGGCTACATCCACGATACGTCACTTGAAGCTCGCGTGCGTATTCAGTCCGGCACTCTACGGGTTCCTTACATTGTTGACTTTTCGGGTGGCATTAGCCAAGGACAGCTGCAGCGACCACGGCCCAGACCATTTTACTGTGCGCAGTTTCGAGACAGTGCAGCGTTCACGCTAGCAGATACCTACGCTTTTGAGGCATTTCCATACGAGACTACCAACATTGGACCCGACCAGATATTCGCACCTCTCTATTGGCCGGAGGAGAACTGAAGTGATGACTCCATTGATCAATAGAAACTGGAATGAGGCCATTTCGCATAAGGCTCTACTAGCAGTTGTTGGTCTGCTGTTGGTTCTGCTGGATCCGCTAGTGTTGTCACGGGCGCAATACGACAACTATCTGTATCCCGTGTGGCACCCAAGTGCGAATTTGGTTGCGGTGACAAATGCAGCGCGAGTTCGAGTGTATTCGTCGGACTTTACACAATTGCTCGATGAATACGATCTCTTTGTCGGAAGTACTCCTGGGCTTCGGGTCGGACATATGGCCTGGAGTCCTGATGGCACGATGTTGGCTGTGTCGCTAGCCGGAGAGGACGTTGATTTCGGGCTTCAAGTATGGGACTTGCAAAGTGGTGAACGGGTCGCCGAGATAGCGGAAACAGTTAGTACGGACGCTCAATTCGTGTGGGGGGCAAACAGCGACAGCATCGCCTTTGTTCACATTCGAAGCCACGGCGATCACACGATTCGACTCGTCGACATGCCTGCGGGGACGGTGATCCGTGAGTTTGAACCAACTCCTAAAGCAGGGATCTATGCTTTCGACTGGAGTCCAGCCCGTAATCAGGCTATAGTCGATCTTGGCGGTACGAACGCCGGTTTCTACGCGCTTGATACTTCAACGGGAGAATTCGAGCTTCTCACGATGAGTTTTCAGTTGGGATCAAGGTTCACTTACAATTCTGATGGCTCCCTTATCGCTGGTGTACCACGATCGAATGACAGTGTTGTTGAGGTCTGGAATACAGAGACGTTCGATGTCGTAACAACCCTTTCCGGACACACATCCTGGATCGCAGCCATTTCATGGGCGACCAACACAACCCTAGCAACCGTAAGTGACGATGAAACCACGCAGATCTGGGATGCACAGACAGGTCAGCAGTTGGATGTGCTAGATACCGGCTATACATCCACGCCGGACTTTAGCCCCGACGGTAGCCTGTTCGCCGCTGCTGCCATCGACCAAGTAAACGTAATCCGAGAAGTGATAGGGGGCGACGTTCTTGCCGCATTGGGCAGTACCACCACACCGATAGCAGACGCCGGACCGGATCAGACTGTCACCGACAGCGGTAACGATGGCTCTGAGTGGGTAACCTTAGATGGTTCAGGAAGCACCGACAGCGACGGCACCATCGTTTCATATGCCTGGAAAATCGATGGCGTTGAAATCGCCTCGGGCATTGGACCACAGGTCAACTTGGCTGTCGGAACGCACACAATCAGACTGACCGTAACCGATGATGGCGGCGGTGCAAGCAGCGATGAGGTAGTCATCGTAGTTGCCCCCACCCCCGGTGGGCAGATCGCGTATTACGGGACGTGCATGGGACCGGACGGAATGGGTTTTTATCAACGCCATCTGCGGCCTGAACATCTCCGGCGGCGATACATTCTACCTCACCGGTGGTATGAATCCGTCGCGGGCGCTGATCACCGGCGTGATTTGCGGCATCCGCGTGGAGAACATCGAAGAGCCGCTGATGCGCGAGATCCGCTATCTGGACAAGCTGGTCGATGAACTGGCGAAGGGCAAGACGATGGAGAAGATTCTGCGGGCGGGGTAACTGCCGCCGCGGCCGATCTTCGCACTCAGCCACGTGGAAGATCCTCGACATTACCTCACGTGGCGGTGCGACTGTTTCATGGGTCCGCCACGGAGCGGTTTGCCCGTGACCGAGCGGCGTTCGTTGTCGCGCAAGCGGGGCTCGTAGTAAGAGAAGAACACCTGACCGACCAACTCTCGCCGGCTGCGAACACCTGTCTTGTCGAAGATGTTCTTGAGGTGCTGCTGCACCGTATGTGCTGACACCACAATAGCCGATGCAATTTCGGTGGTCGAGTAGCCTTGTAAGATCAGCCCGGTGATATCCTGTTCGCGCTCGGTCAAGCCATAGGTGTTCATGAGCAGCGGCATGATGCGCGCAGGGTGGGCGGGTTCGATGATGACCGCGATACGCCGATCGCCGTTTCCGACGAGCACCGCGCCGTGCAGCACGATCCACAGTCCGCTGCGAGAGAGCACCCGTGCGAATGCGACTTCGCCGGGCACGTCCGCGCCACCGGCAAGGTGCGACGCGCGCCCTGCCACGGCCAGTACCGATGGCGGGAGTTTACCTCTGGCCCAATCGCCGTCGGGCAGTTCGGCCAGCCAGCGCTCCGTGCCCGGCGTAACCGACTCGACGCTCCAGTTCCCGGTCAGGATGACGAGCCCCGGCGCTTCCGGTCCTTCGGGGTCCGTTGCCTCGCCAATGATCAACCCGCGCCGAGCCCCCTCCGCCAGGACGGGTGCCATCTCGCGCAGGAAGTGCATCTCCTCGCTGGTAAACAGCGGAGAGTCCGGCTCGCGGTAGAGACCCAATAGGCCCCAGCGGTGACCGGCACGGGTTCGCAGGGCGAGCAGTAGTTCCTGATCCGCGCCGAACGGACGCATGTATTGGTTCCACGCGATGCTGCGACTCGGATCGCCGCCCGTCGCTTCGTGCAGCGTCGAGATTCCACGATCCGATCGGGCAATATCCGCTATCTTGTGAAAGTCGTCAGTGAAGTATTCGTGGGCAAGCCACTCCGGGGGAAGCTCCGGGATCTCCGCCTGATAGTGGCTTGTGACCAGAAGCGTCGTGGGATCGAGCGTAAACCAACACGGCGAGAGATAGTGCGGCACGACTCGCGCCAAAGCAGCGGATGCCTCCTTCCAGAACGACACAAGGTCCAGATTCTGGTTGGCAGCTCGAATGATCCTGCTGCGTGCCTGCTGCATTACGTGTGCTTTCATGGGGGAAAACTATACACACGGTGACGGCATGCCAGCAATACCACTTATCTGGTATAGGATCTTGCACACTTAGACCTCAATATCTACGGGACGGTGAGGAGTAAGAAAGGTACCAACACGATGCAGATCAGCAACCGGGTGAACAAAGCAGAGCCGAAATTTGTCCCGTCAGACGAAGGGGAAGCGCGTTGGTGGATGGGCAGCCTCGCCGTGATCAAGGCGTCTGGCGCCGACACGGGCGGGCAGATGGCAATCATCGAAATTACTGAGCCGCCAGGCGCGGAAGCTCCGCTGCATGTGCATCAGCGTGAAGACGAGGCGTTCTGGATTCTGGAGGGTACT
This window harbors:
- a CDS encoding ADP-ribosylation/crystallin J1, encoding METQALYRPVGLFEFQLIRDTDFRAFPPRLPEQPIFYPVLNFEYAAQIAQQWNTKDAKSGYMGAVTRFELPRSYLSQFDEHVVGNSIHRELWVPAEELHAFNAQIIGKIEVVAVYYGEQFRGEKLG
- a CDS encoding DUF2200 family protein, which gives rise to MPPPPVGRSRITGRAWDRTEWVFINAICGLNISGGDTFYLTGGMNPSRALITGVICGIRVENIEEPLMREIRYLDKLVDELAKGKTMEKILRAG
- a CDS encoding helix-turn-helix transcriptional regulator codes for the protein MQQARSRIIRAANQNLDLVSFWKEASAALARVVPHYLSPCWFTLDPTTLLVTSHYQAEIPELPPEWLAHEYFTDDFHKIADIARSDRGISTLHEATGGDPSRSIAWNQYMRPFGADQELLLALRTRAGHRWGLLGLYREPDSPLFTSEEMHFLREMAPVLAEGARRGLIIGEATDPEGPEAPGLVILTGNWSVESVTPGTERWLAELPDGDWARGKLPPSVLAVAGRASHLAGGADVPGEVAFARVLSRSGLWIVLHGAVLVGNGDRRIAVIIEPAHPARIMPLLMNTYGLTEREQDITGLILQGYSTTEIASAIVVSAHTVQQHLKNIFDKTGVRSRRELVGQVFFSYYEPRLRDNERRSVTGKPLRGGPMKQSHRHVR